The following proteins come from a genomic window of Synechococcus sp. BIOS-E4-1:
- a CDS encoding cytochrome P450 yields the protein MTVATCPSTGAVTGLRETLEFFSDPGFASKRFAAHGDVFETRLLAQRIVFIQGERAISDLLKQGAALEGWWPESVRQLLGSRSLANRSGSAHKARRRVVGQLFSSGALCRYTPSIQALIEQLIFELQESAAPQPLAAQMRRFAFAVIASTVLGLDASDRDALFTDFEIWTQALFSIPLAVPGTPFARALAARERLLARLKMVLKRSDSGQGGLDLLSGGLDEVDMPLDDDDLVEQLLLLLFAGYETTASSLSCLFRALLLNPDVERWLLPELLASPWPFQASHRSPRLDATVLEVMRLTPPVGGFFRRNLQPIRIADVEIPKDRVIQVVLGSFNAEEASDISAFRPQRHLDGSFNQTLLPFGGGERVCLGKALAELEIRLMTVGLIQQLQLRLVPDQNLSLKQIPSPTPRDGLLVSVEPR from the coding sequence ATGACCGTCGCGACATGTCCGAGCACCGGTGCTGTCACGGGCCTCAGGGAGACGCTCGAATTTTTCAGTGACCCTGGCTTCGCCAGCAAACGCTTTGCCGCCCATGGCGATGTCTTTGAGACCCGTCTGCTGGCCCAGCGCATTGTGTTCATCCAGGGTGAGCGGGCAATTTCCGATCTGCTGAAGCAGGGAGCAGCCCTCGAGGGCTGGTGGCCGGAGAGTGTGCGGCAGCTGCTCGGCAGCCGGTCGCTGGCCAACCGCAGCGGGTCGGCTCATAAAGCACGCCGTCGCGTGGTGGGGCAACTGTTCTCCAGCGGCGCACTCTGCCGCTACACACCATCGATCCAGGCTCTGATCGAGCAGCTGATCTTTGAGCTGCAGGAAAGCGCTGCTCCCCAGCCTCTGGCAGCCCAGATGCGACGATTTGCCTTTGCCGTGATCGCCAGCACCGTGCTGGGGCTCGATGCCAGCGATCGCGATGCTCTGTTCACTGACTTTGAGATCTGGACCCAGGCCCTGTTCTCCATTCCTCTGGCTGTTCCTGGGACCCCATTTGCCCGAGCACTGGCTGCGCGGGAGCGGTTGCTCGCTCGTCTGAAAATGGTGCTAAAACGCAGCGACTCCGGCCAGGGTGGTCTGGATCTGCTCAGCGGTGGTCTCGATGAGGTCGACATGCCACTGGATGACGACGACCTGGTGGAGCAGTTGTTACTCCTGTTGTTCGCAGGCTATGAGACAACAGCATCATCGTTGAGCTGTCTGTTCCGTGCTCTACTGCTCAACCCGGATGTGGAGCGCTGGTTGCTGCCGGAACTGCTGGCATCACCCTGGCCTTTCCAGGCCTCACATCGATCACCCCGTCTGGATGCAACGGTTCTGGAGGTGATGCGGCTCACACCGCCGGTAGGAGGCTTCTTTCGTCGCAATCTGCAGCCGATTCGGATAGCCGATGTGGAGATACCGAAGGATCGGGTGATTCAGGTGGTGCTGGGATCATTCAACGCAGAGGAAGCCAGTGACATCAGCGCATTCCGACCACAGCGCCATCTGGATGGATCGTTCAATCAGACCCTGCTGCCTTTTGGAGGCGGTGAGCGGGTCTGCCTCGGCAAGGCCCTGGCCGAACTGGAGATCAGGCTGATGACCGTGGGGCTGATCCAACAACTGCAGCTGCGTCTGGTGCCAGATCAGAACCTCTCGTTGAAGCAGATCCCCAGTCCGACACCGCGTGATGGACTGCTGGTGAGCGTGGAGCCTCGCTGA
- a CDS encoding metal ABC transporter permease, which produces MVDTQALALVLAEPFMQRALIGGLLTGALGGLLGSVAVLRELSFFSDALGHSALLGITIGILIGVNPTLVLIPFAVLFAILVNQLVERSSLPTDALLNIVYSTSLAAAILFLSQVESYRGGIRQLLFGDILGVSGLDLIVIGMLLAAALIYLSLSLRAQVLLTLNQDLAGAVGVQTRWHRLAFIVLLAVVVAVSIKAVGVLLISAFVVIPSCAGRLLCRRFPLYVFVSSILGGTCALLGLLASGLTNLPSGPSVVMVQFLGFLIALILSSRVFRRPSTTEPAPQP; this is translated from the coding sequence ATGGTTGACACTCAGGCACTGGCGCTTGTCCTCGCCGAACCCTTCATGCAGCGCGCGCTGATCGGCGGCCTGCTCACCGGTGCGCTTGGGGGGTTGCTGGGCAGTGTTGCCGTGCTCAGGGAACTGTCCTTTTTCAGCGATGCTCTTGGGCACTCCGCCTTGCTTGGCATCACGATTGGAATCCTGATCGGCGTGAATCCCACACTGGTTCTGATCCCCTTTGCGGTGCTGTTCGCCATCCTGGTGAATCAGCTGGTGGAGAGAAGCTCTCTCCCCACGGATGCACTGCTCAACATTGTCTATTCCACCTCACTGGCAGCAGCGATTCTGTTTCTCAGCCAGGTGGAGAGCTATCGGGGCGGGATTCGCCAGCTGCTGTTTGGAGACATTCTCGGGGTCAGCGGTCTGGACCTGATCGTGATCGGCATGCTGCTGGCGGCAGCACTGATCTATCTGAGCCTGAGCCTGCGAGCACAGGTGTTGCTGACCCTGAATCAGGATCTTGCTGGTGCTGTCGGTGTCCAGACCCGATGGCACCGGCTGGCCTTCATCGTTCTGCTCGCCGTGGTTGTGGCGGTGTCGATCAAGGCGGTTGGCGTGCTGCTGATCAGCGCCTTTGTCGTGATTCCATCCTGTGCGGGCCGTCTGCTCTGTCGTCGTTTCCCGCTCTATGTGTTTGTCTCTTCGATCCTGGGAGGCACCTGTGCCCTGCTTGGCTTGCTGGCATCCGGACTCACCAACCTGCCGTCAGGGCCCTCCGTGGTGATGGTGCAGTTCCTCGGATTCCTGATCGCCCTGATTCTCAGTTCACGCGTCTTCAGACGGCCATCAACGACAGAACCTGCCCCCCAGCCCTGA
- a CDS encoding metal ABC transporter ATP-binding protein yields MPNPVVVVSDLSVERSGRLAVEQVSFELPSESETAVVGPNGAGKSTLVAALLGLLPRKQGTVQILGEKLSANGDLPGAIRSQIAYVPQSLALQGRFPLTVAEFVGFGFDPPGPRWPWHHYRKRKAAVERALDRTGCIDLRNRLLSELSGGQIKRVMLSFCVVRARQLLVLDEAQAGLDVPSNERFQQLLLELRRQEGWTVLHVSHDLDMVRRSSDLVLGLNRRLCCSGSPDHTLTPERLLDLYGPNMVPYRHQCHG; encoded by the coding sequence ATGCCCAACCCGGTGGTGGTGGTGAGCGATCTGTCGGTTGAACGGTCAGGGCGCCTCGCCGTTGAACAGGTCTCGTTCGAACTCCCGAGTGAGAGCGAGACCGCCGTGGTTGGACCCAACGGCGCCGGCAAGAGCACTCTGGTGGCCGCTTTGCTCGGGCTGCTGCCAAGAAAGCAAGGAACGGTTCAGATTCTGGGAGAAAAGCTTTCCGCCAACGGCGACCTCCCCGGTGCCATCCGATCTCAGATTGCCTACGTTCCGCAGAGTCTGGCCCTGCAGGGACGTTTTCCCCTGACGGTGGCCGAATTCGTCGGTTTCGGATTTGATCCCCCAGGACCACGCTGGCCCTGGCATCACTACCGCAAACGCAAGGCCGCCGTTGAGAGGGCACTGGATCGCACCGGTTGCATCGACCTGAGGAACCGTCTTCTCAGTGAACTGTCCGGAGGACAGATCAAACGCGTGATGCTTTCCTTCTGCGTCGTGCGGGCCCGTCAGCTGCTGGTGCTCGATGAAGCCCAGGCAGGCCTTGATGTGCCGTCCAACGAACGCTTTCAGCAACTGCTGCTGGAGCTGCGACGTCAGGAGGGATGGACCGTTCTGCACGTCTCTCACGATCTCGACATGGTGCGTCGCAGCAGCGACCTGGTGCTCGGGCTCAATCGCCGCCTCTGCTGCAGTGGTTCACCCGATCACACCCTGACGCCTGAGCGACTCCTTGATCTGTACGGGCCCAACATGGTGCCTTACAGACACCAATGTCATGGTTGA
- a CDS encoding metal ABC transporter solute-binding protein, Zn/Mn family, producing MASVFSRLSAIPLLIGLVACGTQNAINNETSQGKGVKVVSTFLPITLFTEAVAGDCAEVTSLIPPNLGPHDFQATPSDLTDLSGANVLVKNGLEMEEFLDDLIDSADNKDLVVIDSSKGVETIKAAGGGHDDHDEHSDDHHDGEHHEGEHHDDDDDHDHGHDHGHGHSHGEYDPHIWLDPVRAAQQVENIRDGLVKADPSCAEGYRKNADQYTAKLKELNTEFTAKLKPYSGKTFVAFHDFATYFANRYSLKAEFLVDLPEMNPSPADLQRVATQVKESGLKALLTEPQEGNRSFNALAKDLGVNIVEFNPLETGSAESAKKPGTYFEVMRSNVNNLTQAIGD from the coding sequence ATGGCTTCTGTTTTTTCGCGCCTGAGCGCCATCCCTCTCCTGATCGGCCTGGTGGCCTGCGGGACACAAAATGCAATCAACAACGAGACAAGCCAGGGCAAAGGCGTGAAAGTGGTCAGCACTTTCCTTCCGATCACACTGTTCACGGAAGCGGTGGCCGGCGACTGCGCGGAGGTCACATCATTGATCCCGCCCAATCTGGGGCCCCATGATTTTCAGGCCACACCCTCCGACCTGACGGATCTCAGCGGAGCGAATGTTCTGGTCAAAAATGGACTGGAGATGGAGGAATTCCTCGACGACCTGATCGACTCCGCTGACAACAAGGATCTGGTTGTGATCGATTCCAGCAAGGGCGTGGAAACGATCAAAGCGGCCGGTGGCGGCCACGATGATCATGACGAGCACAGTGATGATCATCACGACGGTGAACACCATGAGGGTGAACACCATGACGATGATGATGACCACGATCACGGCCACGATCACGGCCATGGACACAGCCATGGTGAATATGACCCCCACATCTGGCTCGACCCGGTTCGCGCTGCCCAGCAGGTCGAGAACATCAGAGACGGCCTGGTCAAAGCCGATCCCAGTTGCGCAGAGGGATACAGGAAGAATGCCGACCAATACACCGCCAAGCTCAAGGAGCTGAACACGGAGTTCACTGCCAAGCTCAAGCCTTACAGCGGCAAGACTTTTGTGGCCTTCCACGACTTCGCCACCTATTTCGCCAACCGTTATTCCCTTAAAGCGGAATTTCTGGTTGACCTGCCGGAGATGAATCCCAGCCCTGCCGATCTGCAAAGGGTCGCCACTCAGGTCAAGGAATCAGGACTGAAAGCCCTGCTCACTGAACCTCAGGAAGGCAACCGTTCCTTCAATGCCTTGGCGAAAGATCTTGGAGTGAATATCGTTGAGTTCAACCCTCTCGAGACCGGCTCAGCAGAGTCCGCCAAGAAGCCTGGAACTTACTTTGAGGTGATGCGCTCCAACGTCAACAATCTGACTCAAGCCATTGGGGACTGA
- a CDS encoding recombinase family protein gives MLSLPERPLSPVRWLAYYRVSTDRQGHSGLGLEAQRAKVEAMASERGAVIAAEFVEVESGRKNDRPQLTAALAQAREEKAVIAVAKIDRLARDAGFVLKLANEAEKNGMGGFVFCDLPDIDATTSAGRMVLTMMASVAEFEARRISERTKEALAAAKARGVRLGGYRQGAAERASERKQKAIAEAEGLRGVFEPMVRAGLSYRAMADALACVGKLSKSGRPLAPAQIGRILQRLGLSGKLLGSDQAGVAA, from the coding sequence GTGTTGTCTTTGCCTGAACGCCCTCTGAGTCCGGTTCGTTGGCTTGCCTACTACCGGGTCAGTACAGATCGCCAAGGACATTCCGGACTGGGCCTTGAAGCGCAACGGGCCAAGGTGGAAGCCATGGCCTCTGAGCGGGGGGCTGTGATCGCTGCTGAATTCGTGGAGGTCGAAAGCGGTCGCAAGAACGACCGCCCTCAGTTGACTGCGGCTCTGGCTCAGGCTCGTGAGGAGAAGGCCGTCATTGCTGTCGCCAAGATCGACCGCCTGGCTCGTGACGCTGGCTTTGTTTTAAAGCTCGCCAATGAGGCTGAGAAGAACGGGATGGGTGGTTTCGTCTTTTGCGACCTCCCAGACATTGATGCCACCACCAGTGCTGGTCGGATGGTGCTCACGATGATGGCCAGCGTGGCTGAGTTCGAAGCACGTCGGATCAGCGAGCGCACTAAGGAAGCGTTGGCCGCGGCCAAGGCCAGAGGTGTTCGCCTGGGGGGATACCGGCAAGGTGCGGCTGAGCGGGCTTCAGAGCGCAAGCAAAAGGCCATTGCTGAGGCGGAGGGTCTGCGTGGAGTTTTCGAGCCAATGGTTCGTGCAGGCTTGAGTTACAGGGCCATGGCTGATGCGCTTGCATGTGTTGGCAAGCTCAGTAAGTCAGGGCGTCCTCTCGCACCGGCCCAGATCGGTCGGATCCTCCAGCGCTTGGGTTTGTCGGGAAAGCTGCTGGGCAGTGACCAGGCCGGGGTCGCTGCCTGA
- a CDS encoding metal ABC transporter substrate-binding protein, whose amino-acid sequence MISSGCRQGANQDQANTGKPVVLTTFTVLADLARNVAGDRLTVRSIVKPGSEIHGYQPTPSDIERASDADLIVENGLGLELWARKFTASAGNIPTLTLSDGMEPLLIEEDAYAGKPNPHAWMSPQRTMAYVDRLEQAFRELDPAGADEFATNASSYKQKLNQLDQELRAALATLPKKRRVLVSCEGAFTYLASDYGLDEAYLWPVNAESQVTPKRMARLIDTVRDRQIPAIFCESTVSDKNQRQVAAESGARFGGTFYVDSLSTEDGPASSLLKLQRHNVDLLIRGLSANQAVGN is encoded by the coding sequence CTGATCAGTAGTGGATGTCGCCAAGGCGCCAACCAAGACCAAGCCAACACTGGAAAGCCTGTTGTACTCACCACCTTCACGGTGCTGGCCGACCTGGCCCGCAACGTGGCGGGAGATCGCCTGACCGTTCGATCCATCGTCAAGCCGGGGTCGGAAATTCATGGCTACCAGCCCACGCCCAGTGACATCGAACGGGCCAGTGATGCTGATCTGATCGTGGAGAACGGGCTGGGGCTGGAGCTCTGGGCGAGGAAATTCACCGCCAGCGCCGGCAACATCCCCACCCTGACCCTCTCCGATGGCATGGAGCCGCTGCTGATCGAAGAGGACGCCTACGCGGGCAAGCCCAATCCCCATGCCTGGATGTCGCCCCAGCGCACGATGGCCTACGTGGATCGCCTCGAGCAAGCGTTCCGCGAGCTGGATCCGGCAGGAGCTGATGAATTCGCTACCAACGCCTCCTCCTACAAGCAGAAACTGAATCAGCTCGACCAGGAGTTGCGGGCCGCACTCGCAACGCTTCCAAAAAAGCGCCGTGTGTTGGTGAGTTGCGAGGGAGCCTTTACCTATCTAGCCAGCGATTACGGCCTTGATGAGGCTTACCTATGGCCTGTAAATGCTGAAAGCCAGGTAACACCAAAACGCATGGCGCGTTTGATCGACACCGTGCGCGATCGTCAGATCCCAGCGATCTTCTGTGAAAGCACAGTAAGTGACAAAAATCAGAGACAAGTAGCAGCCGAATCTGGTGCTCGTTTTGGCGGGACCTTCTATGTGGACTCTCTCTCAACTGAAGATGGACCAGCTTCATCACTGCTGAAGCTGCAGCGTCACAACGTCGACCTTTTGATTCGGGGGTTGTCGGCAAACCAGGCAGTGGGCAACTGA